From the genome of Pygocentrus nattereri isolate fPygNat1 chromosome 25, fPygNat1.pri, whole genome shotgun sequence, one region includes:
- the hoga1 gene encoding 4-hydroxy-2-oxoglutarate aldolase, mitochondrial isoform X2 — protein MLSVRHFHHICRRGVSSVWRGISARAGQRLDIGGIYPPIATPFTKEGDIDYQSLDENLQKYDGIPFRGLVVQGSNGEYPYLTAEERVEVVRRVRLALPKAKLVMAGSGCESTRATIQMSEHMASAGADCVLVVTPCFYHGKMGSRALIHHYTQVADSSPVPVILYNVPANTFVDLPVDAVIQLSQHPNIVGIKDSGGDITRIGLIVHKTKSQDFQVLAGSAGFLMAAYLVGATGGVCALANVLGQQVCELAHLCTSGEWDKAKDLQYRLIEPNTAIHLGHQLKD, from the exons ATGTTATCGGTCAGACATTTTCATCATATCTGCAGAAGAGGAGTTAGTTCTGTGTGGAGAGGTATTAGTGCACGTGCTGGTCAAAGGCTTGACATCGGTGGCATTTATCCTCCCATAGCCACTCCATTTACAAAGGAGGGCGATATAGATTACCAAAGCCTAGATGAAAATCTTCAGAAGTATGATGGTATTCCTTTTAGAG GTCTTGTGGTTCAAGGCTCTAATGGGGAGTACCCATATCTGACAGCAGAGGAGCGAGTAGAGGTTGTGAGGAGAGTTAGACTGGCTCTACCAAAAGCTAAGCTGGTAATGGCTGGATCTGGCTGCGAgt CCACCAGAGCCACAATCCAAATGAGTGAACACATGGCCAGTGCAGGTGCTGATTGTGTGTTGGTAGTGACACCATGCTTTTACCATGGCAAAATGGGTAGCAGGGCTCTCATTCATCACTATACACAG GTGGCAGATTCCAGTCCTGTTCCTGTCATACTTTACAATGTACCAGCCAACACCTTTGTAGATCTGCCAGTGGATGCAGTCATCCAGTTATCCCAGCATCCAAATATAGTTGGGATCAAAGATAGTGGTGGAGAT ATCACAAGAATAGGTCTGATCGTGCACAAAACCAAGTCACAAGATTTCCAAGTGTTGGCAGGATCAGCTGGGTTCCTAATGGCTGCATACTTAGTAG GTGCTACTGGTGGTGTTTGTGCTTTAGCAAATGTTTTGGGTCAGCAAGTGTGTGAGCTAGCACATCTGTGTACATCAGGGGAGTGGGACAAAGCCAAGGATCTTCAATACCGTCTCATTGAACCAAACACAGCG